One genomic segment of Chelonia mydas isolate rCheMyd1 chromosome 1, rCheMyd1.pri.v2, whole genome shotgun sequence includes these proteins:
- the TSPAN8 gene encoding tetraspanin-8 produces the protein MAGVSSCMKYSMFIFNFLFWICGCIILGVSIWLRVSKSAQEDIHLDSSLFSAVDLMIAVGSIIMVLGFLGCCGAMKESQCMLILFFIGLLLILILQVVAGILGAVYKSQIETTLNKTLFEEAKQLQGVTSDSHVFQEKFQKFEKMNQCCGLVKGYEDWGSNFNPPYGNFKICECAQKDQNTDLCTLYSNRNIYKRPCGVVIIDFFKHHMVILMGIAFGLAFIEIVGLGFSMSLYCQIQRK, from the exons ATGGCAGGGGTGAGCAGCTGCATGAAATATTCCATGTTCATCTTCAACTTTTTGTTCTGG ATATGTGGCTGCATTATTCTGGGAGTCTCTATCTGGTTGCGTGTAAGCAAATCTGCTCAAGAG GATATCCATTTAGATAGTAGCCTGTTTTCAGCTGTTGACCTGATGATAGCAGTGGGCTCCATCATTATGGTCCTTGGTTTCCTGGGTTGCTGTGGTGCAATGAAGGAAAGTCAATGCATGCTGATCTTG TTTTTTATTGGACTCCTTTTGATCCTGATCCTTCAGGTTGTAGCAGGTATTTTGGGAGCAGTGTATAAGTCTCAG ATAGAAACAACACTTAACAAGACTCTCTTCGAGGAGGCAAAGCAGTTGCAAGGCGTCACTTCGGATTCTCATGTATTTCAAGAGAAgtttcagaagtttgagaaaaTG AATCAGTGCTGTGGTTTGGTGAAGGGATATGAAGACTGGGGGAGCAATTTTAATCCTCCTTATGGTAATTTCAAGATCTGTGAATGTGCACAGAAAGATCAAAATACAGATCTCTGCACCCTTTATTCTAACAGAAACATTTATAAAAGG ccaTGTGGCGTTGTGATAATTGATTTCTTCAAACACCATATGGTCATACTTATGGGGATCGCATTTGGACTGGCATTTATTGAG